The proteins below are encoded in one region of uncultured Fibrobacter sp.:
- a CDS encoding type B 50S ribosomal protein L31, with protein sequence MKEGIHPNYQPVVFVDANTGKEYITRSTKSSAEKKTIDGVEHSVISLEITADTHPFWTGKQHRVDTAGRIDRFNKRFAGNITGAKRKTRKAAPKAEDAE encoded by the coding sequence ATGAAAGAAGGTATCCACCCTAACTATCAACCGGTCGTGTTCGTCGATGCGAATACGGGTAAAGAATACATCACCCGCTCCACGAAGTCTTCCGCCGAAAAGAAGACTATCGATGGTGTTGAACATAGCGTGATTTCCCTGGAAATCACGGCTGATACCCATCCGTTCTGGACGGGTAAGCAGCATCGCGTGGATACGGCTGGCCGTATCGACCGCTTCAACAAGCGTTTCGCTGGCAACATCACTGGTGCAAAGCGCAAGACCCGCAAGGCTGCGCCCAAGGCCGAAGACGCCGAATAA
- a CDS encoding MFS transporter, producing MKKIRSYSSFYILAFTQVAVSTAILAFMEFTLNRLGFTATGSWEFYAFHLLFLLPCVLLLTPAGFFSDKYPKEKVLFWTTFLSLPAVGLFCVGAYLSNLIMMLSAVGLFFVLQAFQSPAKNGYMKELVGVRSLVKGSGILMIVTFSAVIFAGVALAFAVKAGVVLQALYALGGLQLVGFFAALCLPHIGAYDSDLKFPWGRYWNLLFMRRKMAKVWRNHALRQSIIGLSMFWMMIFLMVFVIQDQFSSGSLFNQDVLANYAIFGTVIGLVVGFVFAMKMSRDFIETGLIPMGTAGASVLMFLIPFIGRPYNAIAFALLGFCGGIYMLPMFAMLLYNTKPRSAGHVLSLSNVAQNLCILVFEIMAVAAIRYFAVDRMTLFMALGIFCLAGTVWALWAMPQTLLRQLLRSALSMHYKFLVTGVQNIPWEGPVLMVGNHISYIDWAMIQMASPRPLRFVITRRPFEKWYVRLLLSQMKTIDLDIANPGPAMEEARKALLRGEAVVMFPENAMTATGNMSRFRLDYSAAIKDVSRVKLLPFYVQGLWGSSYSMADAGFKDLVHSGGRIISVAFGKELPLDSTPMMVKRSVQELSITAWTTYIRKLRPVASAWIRTVKHVGSGPSVYSPDGNHLSANTLATAALSFAGIIDKLTKGEKQVGVLIPPSGPGIIVNMACLIRGKTVYNLNYTNTPETMAYCCDVADVKTIITARVFIEKLKQKGLPMEVLLDKYKVYYMEDLKTQLHKSTLVKNFLRVLILPAWYLELRFFKKVSLDDVATIIFSSGSEGRPKGVELTHLNLMGNIKQCESVLLPSAEDVFLGSLPLFHAFGFSITTMLCLVEGVPVATCPDPTDARLVSRMCAQFKVSIMVATGTFLRMWGLNRAVHPLMFSHVRAIYAGAEKIREDVRQLYRTKFKLEIFEGFGCTETTPVAAVNTKDVLMDDYKTVIEGNKPGTVGAPLPGTQFRIVDPDTMEELGVGEDGLILIGGAQIMKGYLKDPDRTTQAIAVINGKRWYKTGDKGHVDEDGYLTIVDRYSRFAKLGGEMVSLGSVDFKISECSLFDEIDHFAVAVPDGSKGEKIVLVFAGDKSEDEVKAMLKEVGLPPLMLPGAVVKVDELPKLGSGKADVQTGKKIAMERLGISNT from the coding sequence ATGAAAAAGATCAGGAGCTATTCTTCCTTCTACATTCTTGCGTTTACGCAAGTGGCCGTATCGACGGCAATTCTCGCTTTCATGGAATTTACGCTCAACCGTCTGGGGTTCACGGCGACGGGCTCGTGGGAGTTCTATGCTTTCCACTTGCTGTTCCTGTTGCCCTGCGTGTTGTTGCTAACTCCTGCGGGTTTCTTCTCTGACAAGTATCCCAAAGAAAAGGTCCTTTTCTGGACGACTTTCCTGTCCCTCCCTGCGGTGGGGCTTTTTTGTGTCGGGGCCTACCTCTCGAACTTGATCATGATGCTCTCGGCAGTTGGCTTGTTCTTTGTGTTGCAGGCGTTCCAGAGCCCTGCCAAGAACGGCTACATGAAGGAACTGGTGGGCGTGCGTTCCCTGGTGAAGGGGAGTGGCATCCTCATGATTGTCACGTTCTCCGCAGTGATATTTGCGGGTGTGGCGCTTGCCTTTGCCGTGAAGGCGGGTGTTGTATTGCAGGCGCTTTATGCTCTTGGCGGATTGCAGTTGGTCGGGTTCTTTGCCGCGCTGTGCCTGCCGCATATCGGGGCTTACGACAGTGACCTCAAGTTCCCGTGGGGCCGCTACTGGAATTTGCTGTTCATGCGCCGTAAGATGGCGAAAGTCTGGAGGAACCATGCGCTCCGCCAGTCTATCATCGGCCTTTCGATGTTCTGGATGATGATTTTCCTCATGGTCTTTGTCATCCAGGACCAGTTCAGTTCGGGCTCGCTGTTCAATCAGGATGTGCTGGCGAACTATGCGATTTTCGGGACGGTCATTGGTTTGGTTGTCGGGTTCGTGTTCGCGATGAAGATGTCCCGCGATTTTATCGAGACGGGCCTTATCCCTATGGGGACGGCCGGGGCTTCGGTTCTCATGTTCCTGATCCCGTTCATTGGGCGGCCTTACAATGCGATTGCTTTTGCTCTGCTCGGTTTTTGCGGTGGCATCTACATGCTCCCCATGTTCGCAATGCTCCTCTACAATACCAAGCCGCGTTCGGCGGGCCATGTGCTTTCGCTCAGTAATGTGGCGCAGAACCTTTGCATCCTCGTTTTCGAGATTATGGCCGTTGCCGCCATCCGCTATTTTGCAGTAGACCGGATGACATTGTTTATGGCGCTCGGTATTTTCTGCCTTGCCGGTACGGTGTGGGCTCTTTGGGCGATGCCGCAGACGTTGCTCCGCCAGTTGTTGCGTTCGGCGCTTTCGATGCATTACAAGTTCCTTGTCACGGGCGTGCAGAACATTCCCTGGGAAGGGCCGGTGCTCATGGTGGGTAACCACATTTCGTACATCGATTGGGCAATGATCCAAATGGCGAGCCCGAGACCGTTGCGCTTTGTGATTACGCGTAGGCCGTTTGAAAAATGGTACGTGAGGCTCCTGCTTTCGCAGATGAAGACAATCGACCTCGACATTGCAAACCCCGGCCCCGCAATGGAAGAGGCTCGCAAGGCGCTCCTGCGCGGCGAAGCTGTGGTGATGTTCCCCGAAAATGCGATGACCGCTACGGGCAACATGAGCCGCTTCCGCCTGGATTACTCGGCTGCAATAAAAGATGTATCGCGAGTCAAGCTGTTGCCGTTCTACGTGCAGGGGCTTTGGGGCAGCAGTTACTCCATGGCCGATGCGGGCTTCAAGGATTTGGTTCACAGTGGTGGCCGCATAATCTCGGTTGCTTTTGGCAAAGAACTGCCGCTCGATTCGACTCCTATGATGGTGAAACGCTCCGTGCAGGAACTTTCCATTACGGCGTGGACGACTTATATCCGCAAGTTGCGCCCGGTGGCCTCGGCGTGGATCCGTACGGTGAAACATGTCGGGAGCGGGCCCTCGGTGTATAGCCCCGACGGAAACCACCTTTCGGCGAATACGCTTGCGACCGCTGCACTCTCTTTTGCAGGAATAATAGACAAACTCACGAAGGGCGAAAAGCAGGTGGGCGTACTCATTCCGCCGTCTGGCCCAGGCATCATTGTGAACATGGCCTGCCTTATTCGCGGCAAGACCGTCTACAACTTGAACTACACCAACACGCCCGAAACGATGGCATACTGCTGCGACGTGGCCGACGTGAAGACGATTATTACCGCACGCGTGTTTATTGAAAAGCTCAAGCAGAAGGGCCTCCCGATGGAGGTGTTGCTTGACAAGTACAAAGTCTATTACATGGAAGACCTGAAAACGCAACTCCATAAGTCGACGCTTGTGAAGAATTTCTTGCGCGTGCTGATTTTGCCGGCTTGGTATTTGGAACTGCGCTTCTTTAAAAAGGTCAGCCTCGACGATGTGGCAACGATTATTTTCAGTTCTGGTTCCGAAGGCCGCCCGAAGGGTGTGGAACTCACGCACTTGAACTTGATGGGCAATATCAAGCAGTGCGAAAGCGTGTTGTTGCCGAGTGCGGAGGACGTGTTCCTCGGTTCGCTCCCGCTGTTCCATGCGTTTGGATTTTCGATTACGACGATGTTGTGCCTTGTAGAAGGTGTGCCGGTGGCGACTTGCCCCGACCCGACAGATGCGCGTCTTGTTTCGCGCATGTGCGCTCAGTTCAAGGTGAGTATCATGGTGGCGACGGGTACGTTCTTGCGCATGTGGGGCCTGAACCGCGCTGTACACCCGCTGATGTTCTCGCATGTGCGTGCTATCTACGCCGGAGCCGAGAAAATTCGTGAAGACGTGCGCCAGCTGTATCGCACTAAATTCAAATTGGAAATTTTTGAAGGCTTCGGTTGTACAGAAACGACTCCGGTGGCGGCCGTGAACACGAAGGATGTGCTCATGGACGACTACAAGACCGTTATCGAGGGCAACAAGCCGGGAACTGTCGGCGCTCCGCTCCCCGGAACGCAGTTCCGCATCGTGGACCCCGACACCATGGAAGAACTTGGCGTTGGCGAAGACGGTCTTATCCTTATCGGTGGCGCTCAAATCATGAAGGGTTATTTGAAAGACCCGGATAGGACGACGCAGGCGATTGCTGTTATCAACGGCAAACGCTGGTACAAGACAGGTGACAAGGGCCATGTGGACGAAGACGGCTACCTCACGATTGTGGACCGCTACAGCCGTTTCGCAAAACTCGGTGGCGAGATGGTGAGCCTTGGTTCTGTGGATTTCAAGATTTCGGAATGCTCGCTGTTCGACGAAATTGACCACTTTGCGGTGGCCGTTCCCGATGGAAGCAAGGGCGAGAAAATCGTGCTTGTGTTCGCAGGCGACAAGTCCGAAGACGAGGTGAAGGCGATGCTCAAGGAGGTGGGGCTCCCGCCGCTCATGCTCCCGGGTGCTGTCGTGAAGGTGGATGAGCTCCCCAAATTGGGTAGCGGCAAGGCCGATGTACAGACCGGCAAGAAAATCGCCATGGAACGCCTCGGCATCTCCAATACGTAA
- a CDS encoding nucleotidyl transferase AbiEii/AbiGii toxin family protein: MSFSNAAKLKAAIKKIACESGVTAQGVLQKYVLERFLCRLAKSDYRTNFILKGGFLTSSLVGVAKRTTMDIDATATGFSVDPSTLKEALLSICSEDLQDGFTFLLDRIEDIREKDSYPGLRAYMMASFAPMTVPFYVDVTVGDAITPKPVLQLFWSMFDICLCSRKNFF, from the coding sequence GTGAGTTTTTCTAATGCCGCTAAACTAAAAGCCGCCATAAAGAAAATTGCTTGTGAATCTGGCGTAACGGCTCAGGGTGTTTTGCAAAAATATGTCTTGGAACGATTCCTGTGCCGACTAGCAAAGTCCGACTATCGCACAAACTTCATCCTGAAAGGTGGCTTCTTGACATCCTCGCTTGTTGGCGTTGCAAAAAGAACGACGATGGATATTGATGCGACGGCTACTGGGTTCAGCGTCGATCCGTCAACGCTAAAAGAGGCTTTGCTGTCTATTTGTTCGGAAGACTTGCAGGATGGTTTTACATTTTTACTTGACCGAATAGAAGATATTCGTGAAAAGGATTCCTATCCCGGATTGCGAGCGTATATGATGGCTTCGTTTGCTCCGATGACGGTCCCCTTTTATGTTGATGTGACTGTCGGTGATGCGATTACGCCTAAGCCGGTCCTTCAGCTATTTTGGTCAATGTTTGATATATGTCTTTGCAGCAGGAAGAACTTTTTCTGA
- a CDS encoding NPCBM/NEW2 domain-containing protein, which translates to MKNFIKSLGLGRGAAIAAGTTLGILILAFLIFNNLTVPYARHWDIEWGYISILFTFILLVVGAVVNIPYIAKNGKSFLPSGKSFCWLAIILAAFSIFMFSNISNTHRVLSDETSWESMGLQMYFQHSGGVCNEGIWKDGVLDCKVEVNNFKGKALAFVYSLVFNIMPPNRDTALLVNYPFFILSLIAFFLALSKWFKNEKVALAAVAFLGGMPIYLLQARSASTEVLYICLLAVLMAWYAFVPTNKVTWKHFLLTVPLLGFFAQTRQETVFAFIPFALFYYRYFLERPYRLPAFVLSVIFVSWPSVNTMAAYRGYDFQGGEHAAHSFSNFWFNLKTNLEVMLNFKDDPNLAGVMENPFYTSFTILLLAATAWLLFRLIVYRRYWRGALLGIFFCLQIFVIMFNVSGTFTIDINQRYVLVALPMFALIMALGLYDALKFCTKMNDNGAAGITVAIAAIMTFGLMFFHVNSYRANMLYYKNKLLAEEDYLNKYIATLPPNSIYIYARPWQMLAQGHSAFSERTFMGWDTETFANWMQVSDGNIYLVRGQDGYGELNRKSRVVGFKTTDQIDEILDDYKNERVLLEPKLFGYPLAVYKMNAKKGVSDYTMKFLVSEPDSGNFVISKKFPETIPCKYSLNGELVEELVVSQSEDVVSLDSTKIHKGLNRAMFDCIMPDDDTVHLVKDFFVPGENVELLSNLTWDGYSQEWGNPEKNESVEHHRLTIDKEVFRYGIGSHANSKISYSLNRPYSVFHAVVGLDDESACGDGVHFIVLADGREVYHSERLYSTQKKSIDVDISGASRLELRIDMGDEKNCDHGDWANAWLEAK; encoded by the coding sequence ATGAAAAATTTCATTAAGTCCCTTGGCCTGGGCCGTGGGGCGGCTATTGCTGCCGGCACGACTTTGGGCATCCTTATTCTTGCATTCCTGATTTTTAACAATCTTACGGTCCCGTACGCACGCCATTGGGATATCGAGTGGGGGTACATCAGTATCCTCTTCACGTTTATCCTGTTGGTTGTCGGTGCCGTTGTCAATATTCCCTATATTGCCAAGAACGGCAAGTCCTTCTTGCCTTCGGGCAAGTCGTTCTGCTGGCTTGCCATTATTTTGGCTGCGTTCTCCATCTTCATGTTCAGCAACATCAGCAACACGCACCGTGTGCTGAGCGACGAGACAAGTTGGGAATCCATGGGCCTCCAGATGTACTTCCAACATTCTGGCGGCGTCTGTAACGAAGGCATCTGGAAAGATGGTGTGCTCGACTGCAAGGTCGAGGTGAACAACTTCAAGGGCAAGGCTCTTGCGTTTGTCTATTCGCTCGTCTTCAATATCATGCCTCCGAATCGTGATACGGCCCTGCTGGTGAACTATCCGTTCTTCATCTTGAGCCTCATCGCGTTTTTCCTCGCGCTGTCGAAATGGTTCAAGAACGAGAAGGTGGCGCTTGCCGCGGTCGCGTTCCTAGGCGGCATGCCGATTTATCTGTTGCAGGCGCGTTCAGCATCTACCGAAGTCCTGTACATTTGCTTGCTTGCCGTGCTCATGGCGTGGTACGCATTTGTACCGACGAACAAGGTCACGTGGAAGCACTTCTTGCTGACCGTGCCTCTCCTGGGCTTCTTTGCGCAGACCCGTCAGGAGACTGTTTTTGCCTTTATCCCGTTTGCGCTGTTCTACTATCGCTATTTCCTCGAGAGGCCCTACCGTCTCCCCGCGTTCGTGCTTTCCGTGATTTTCGTGAGCTGGCCGTCCGTGAACACGATGGCCGCCTATCGCGGTTACGACTTCCAGGGTGGTGAACATGCGGCACATTCCTTCAGCAACTTCTGGTTCAACCTCAAGACCAATCTTGAAGTGATGCTGAACTTCAAGGACGATCCCAATTTGGCCGGGGTCATGGAAAACCCGTTCTACACGTCGTTCACTATCTTGCTGCTTGCGGCGACGGCTTGGTTGCTGTTCCGCTTGATTGTTTATCGCCGTTACTGGCGCGGTGCTTTGCTCGGCATTTTCTTCTGCCTCCAGATTTTCGTCATCATGTTCAACGTGTCGGGGACGTTCACTATCGATATCAACCAACGTTACGTGCTGGTGGCGCTCCCGATGTTTGCGCTGATTATGGCGCTCGGCCTTTACGATGCGCTCAAGTTCTGCACTAAGATGAATGATAACGGTGCCGCAGGCATTACTGTCGCTATTGCCGCTATCATGACTTTTGGTTTGATGTTCTTCCATGTGAATAGCTATCGCGCCAATATGCTTTACTACAAGAACAAGCTCCTGGCCGAAGAAGATTATTTGAACAAGTACATTGCGACGCTCCCTCCGAACTCGATTTACATCTACGCTCGCCCGTGGCAGATGCTTGCGCAGGGCCACAGCGCCTTTAGCGAAAGGACCTTCATGGGCTGGGATACGGAAACGTTCGCTAATTGGATGCAAGTTTCCGATGGTAACATCTACTTGGTCCGTGGCCAGGACGGCTATGGCGAACTCAACCGCAAGAGCCGCGTGGTCGGTTTCAAGACGACTGACCAGATTGATGAAATTCTTGATGACTATAAGAACGAGCGCGTGTTGCTTGAACCCAAGCTGTTCGGTTACCCGCTCGCCGTTTACAAGATGAACGCGAAGAAGGGCGTATCCGACTACACGATGAAATTCCTCGTCTCGGAACCGGATAGCGGAAACTTTGTCATCAGCAAAAAATTCCCGGAGACGATTCCTTGCAAGTACTCCCTGAACGGCGAACTGGTCGAGGAACTCGTTGTTTCTCAGTCCGAAGATGTTGTTTCTTTGGATTCCACGAAGATTCATAAGGGCTTGAACAGGGCGATGTTCGATTGCATCATGCCGGATGACGATACCGTCCACCTGGTCAAGGACTTCTTTGTGCCCGGCGAGAATGTGGAACTGCTTTCGAACCTGACATGGGATGGTTATTCGCAGGAATGGGGCAACCCCGAAAAGAACGAATCCGTGGAACACCATCGCCTGACGATTGACAAGGAAGTATTCCGCTACGGCATCGGTAGCCATGCGAATTCCAAGATCAGTTATTCCCTGAATCGCCCGTATTCCGTGTTCCACGCCGTTGTCGGCCTGGATGACGAAAGCGCCTGCGGTGACGGCGTGCATTTCATTGTCTTGGCGGACGGCCGTGAAGTGTACCATTCCGAAAGGCTTTACTCCACGCAGAAAAAGAGCATCGACGTGGATATCAGTGGGGCTTCGCGCCTTGAACTGCGCATCGACATGGGCGACGAGAAGAACTGCGACCATGGTGACTGGGCGAATGCCTGGCTGGAGGCCAAATAA